GCATTGGGTTACTTTTTCGATGATTATCATGGTCATTTGGAAGGAAGCCGGGTTTTTCATGATTTTTTATTTGGCCGGCTTGCAGAATTTGCCTAGGGAAGTGTACGAGGCTGCTGAAGTGGAAGGCGCACGGCCGTGGCACGTTTTTCGCAAAATTACGTTTCCGTTATTGATGCCAACTACGTTATTCGTTCTGATCATAGCCATTACGAATTCCTTCAAGCTGGTCGATCACCTGTATATTATGACGAAAGGCGGGCCGGATAATGCCAGTAATCTGCTGCTTTACCACATATATGAGACAGCCTTTAGCTTCTGGGATATGGGCAGGGCATCCGTACTGACCGTTGTGCTGCTTGTTATTTTACTTGCGGTTTCTATATTCAACTATGCTTATTTGGACAAGCGTGTTCATTACTAGGGGGTAATCTGACTTATGTTGGCTCGAACATTGCATCGATCCATTGTTGTTGTATTAGGCATTGTATTCCTTATCCCGCTGGTGTGGACCGTGTTCACTTCATTTACACCATCCAGCGAAGTTATTACCAGAGCGAACCCGTTTGCAATCGTGAATCCGACGTTCAGCAACTATGTGTCGGCCTGGTCAACCGTTCCCTTTCTAAGATACTACAGCAATACGCTGATCATTGTCGGGGGTGTTCTCGCTGTACAGATAGTTACAGCAACATTGGCTGCCTACGCCTTTGCGCGTTTACGTTTTATTGGACAAGGTGTTGTATTTATCTTATTCCTCGTACAAATTATGATCCCTGCCGAAGTCCTTATTTTTCCAAACTATACCGTTATCAAGCAACTGGGATTAGTCGATACCAAATTAGCGGTTATGCTGCCTTTTTGGGCATCGGCCTTCGGTGTTTTCTTGCTGCGGCAGACGTTTAAGCAAATTCCAATAGATCTGGACGACGCATCCAAAGTGGATGGATGCCCGTGGTGGCGCACCTTATGGCATGTATATTTCCCATCTGCCAAGCCGACCTACATTGCTTTTGGATTGATCTCGGTCAGTACGCATTGGAGTAATTTCATGTGGCCGCTCATTGTGACCAATTCGGTAGAGAATCGCTCGCTTACCGTGGGACTAGCTATTTTCGCCCAAACCTCGGAGACCGGAGCACAATGGGGGACCGTAACTGCTGCAACATTGCTGGTTGTTTTACCGCTGCTAGTAGCATTTTTCGTCTTTCAACGTCAATTTGTAGAGAGCTTCATGCATTCCGGTCTTAAATAGAGCTAGTTGATCGTACTTCGTTTTAAGTAATGCTTTTCGAGCTGCTCAGTCGGCATAGCACGATCAATGAAATAACCTTGTACCATGTCGCAGTTCATTCTTCGCAGGCATTCCAGTTGCTCCAAGGTCTCAACGCCCTCTGCGATGACCCTAAGATCCATGCCGTGAGACATGTCGATGATCGCTTTGGTGATGACTGCGCTCTTGGAATCACTTGTCAGTTCTTGGACGAAGCTCTTGTCGATCTTCAGAATATCAATAGGGAACTGTTTGATATACCCGAGCGCCGAGTAGCCCTTGCCGAAATCGTCTATCGCGATTTGGAAGCCAAATGATTTGAGCTCATGCAGGATGGGTAACACCGACTCGATGTCGTGCATGCTGCTGCTCTCCGTTATTTCGAGCACGATATGTTGAGGGTTGCAGTTAGTCTGATGTACAATCTCATGAATGGACATGGCCAAGTCAGGCGCCAGAAACTGTCTAGCCGATAAATTAACGGCAATCGAAGGAACGACAAGCGAGGCAGAGAGCCAGCGGTTGAGCTGCAAGCAAACCTCTTTCAATACCCATTTGCCGATATCCATGATGATCCCTGTTTCCTCTGCAATCGGAATGAATTCCCCTGGCGAGACAGGTCCGAGTATAGGATGATTCCAGCGGATCAGCGCTTCCATTCCTTCCATCTGACCGGTTTCTACGCTGACTTGCGGCTGATAAAAGAGAGTGAACTGATTCTTGGCAATCGCCCATCGCAGTTCGTTCTCCAGGTCAAGCTTTCTCAGGAAAGTGCTTATGATGCTTTTGTTGAAAAACTGGAACCCGCCATTTTGAAGTTTGGCTTGGTACATGGCCAAATCGGCGTGCATAAGCAGCGTTTCGAAATCCTCGCCATGCTTAGGATACATGCAGATACCGATGCTTGCGTTAATATAGAGCTCATTGTCCTCCACCGAGAAGGGCTTTTTGATGCTGGCGATAAGCTGGTTGGCAATGATGACCGCTTCTGCAGGCTCCTGCAAATCCTGTAGAACGATAATAAACTCGTCGCCGCCCAGCCGGGACACGATATCGTCCTTTCGCACGGCGGAAATCAATCGCTTGGCGACTTGCTGGAGCAGCTTGTCTCCGACACTATGTCCCAAAGAGTCGTTAACCATTTTGAAACGATCGAGGTCAATAAAAAATACAGCCAGCTTGCGGTTTGTTTCTATGCTTCTGGTTGTGGCTTCGTTCACCAATTCACTAAGCAAGGCACGATTAGGCAGCCCCGTCAATTTATCGAAATGGGCCAAATATTTCAAGCGCTCCTCCGTCTG
Above is a genomic segment from Paenibacillus sp. HWE-109 containing:
- a CDS encoding sensor domain-containing protein, producing MNRHHPHTEALRDRQTSDMFVLSYARIFHDSQEAIMVTDPHSRIMSVNPAFEAITGYNESEVIGQKPSMLKSSFQDPGFYINMWASIHQDGKWQGEIWNRRKNGEIYPEWLSINSVKDENGVLINYVGMFSDITLRKNTISKLRLHAQVFSNASEGIMITDKQLKILSVNQAFTTMTGYTELEAAGHTPRLLHSGLQNQYFYIRMWERIHTTGFWEGEIWNKRKNGELYPEWLSITTMRDEKGNITNYIGMFTDITERKQTEERLKYLAHFDKLTGLPNRALLSELVNEATTRSIETNRKLAVFFIDLDRFKMVNDSLGHSVGDKLLQQVAKRLISAVRKDDIVSRLGGDEFIIVLQDLQEPAEAVIIANQLIASIKKPFSVEDNELYINASIGICMYPKHGEDFETLLMHADLAMYQAKLQNGGFQFFNKSIISTFLRKLDLENELRWAIAKNQFTLFYQPQVSVETGQMEGMEALIRWNHPILGPVSPGEFIPIAEETGIIMDIGKWVLKEVCLQLNRWLSASLVVPSIAVNLSARQFLAPDLAMSIHEIVHQTNCNPQHIVLEITESSSMHDIESVLPILHELKSFGFQIAIDDFGKGYSALGYIKQFPIDILKIDKSFVQELTSDSKSAVITKAIIDMSHGMDLRVIAEGVETLEQLECLRRMNCDMVQGYFIDRAMPTEQLEKHYLKRSTIN
- a CDS encoding carbohydrate ABC transporter permease, which gives rise to MLARTLHRSIVVVLGIVFLIPLVWTVFTSFTPSSEVITRANPFAIVNPTFSNYVSAWSTVPFLRYYSNTLIIVGGVLAVQIVTATLAAYAFARLRFIGQGVVFILFLVQIMIPAEVLIFPNYTVIKQLGLVDTKLAVMLPFWASAFGVFLLRQTFKQIPIDLDDASKVDGCPWWRTLWHVYFPSAKPTYIAFGLISVSTHWSNFMWPLIVTNSVENRSLTVGLAIFAQTSETGAQWGTVTAATLLVVLPLLVAFFVFQRQFVESFMHSGLK